In Luteimonas viscosa, the following proteins share a genomic window:
- a CDS encoding helix-turn-helix domain-containing protein, whose product MSPLNPRNVFAKRLRKARLALGISQRELGRRIGLSEDVVSSRVTRYERGSSEPDFDTADRLAKELGVPLAYLVADNDVLAEVILAVASMSPSEQRKIASELKEKAKR is encoded by the coding sequence ATGTCGCCTCTCAATCCCCGTAACGTGTTTGCCAAACGTCTCAGGAAGGCGCGCCTAGCCTTAGGTATATCGCAGAGAGAGCTTGGTAGAAGGATCGGACTGTCGGAGGACGTCGTGTCCAGCAGAGTCACGAGATATGAACGGGGAAGTTCAGAGCCCGACTTCGATACGGCAGATCGGCTAGCCAAGGAGCTCGGAGTCCCGCTGGCCTACCTGGTGGCCGACAACGATGTGCTGGCGGAGGTCATTCTTGCGGTGGCGAGCATGTCGCCCTCCGAGCAGCGCAAGATCGCCAGTGAGTTAAAAGAGAAAGCGAAACGCTAG
- a CDS encoding helix-turn-helix domain-containing protein yields the protein MFSARIKQARDLRGIRSQRALGALMGLTKERGSSRINRYETQASGVDLDGLAQLAETLRVPMAFLVAEDEPTADIVLALSQLSPKERKELASRLKEQLATKK from the coding sequence ATCTTCTCTGCTCGGATCAAGCAGGCTCGCGACCTGCGCGGAATCCGTAGTCAGCGTGCGCTGGGTGCTCTGATGGGGCTCACGAAAGAGCGAGGCAGCAGCCGGATCAATCGCTACGAGACACAGGCCAGTGGGGTTGATCTGGACGGGCTCGCTCAGCTGGCGGAAACTCTGAGGGTGCCGATGGCTTTCCTGGTCGCGGAAGATGAGCCAACAGCTGACATCGTGCTTGCACTTTCGCAACTTTCGCCCAAGGAGCGGAAGGAGTTGGCAAGCCGGCTGAAAGAGCAACTCGCAACGAAGAAGTAG
- a CDS encoding carbon storage regulator, whose protein sequence is MLILTRREGEAIQIGDGIRLQVTSVRDGKVRIGIEAPPDVLVLREELLPISGDQDDGLLSNCATK, encoded by the coding sequence ATGCTCATCCTGACGCGTCGAGAGGGCGAAGCGATCCAGATCGGAGATGGCATCCGTCTGCAGGTCACTTCTGTCAGAGATGGCAAAGTACGGATTGGAATCGAAGCGCCGCCCGACGTACTTGTCCTACGCGAGGAGCTACTACCTATCTCTGGGGATCAGGACGACGGACTCTTGAGCAACTGCGCCACCAAGTAG
- a CDS encoding caspase family protein, with amino-acid sequence MGRAIVLIGVSRTANPGQFPDLPGVRDAIRRMREWAQGQQFEAIEEVTEETVGRVTAIAINDTIDEIIRSDQNLEQLVIYFSGHGIINATNEYWLLSLAPSNSNEAVNVSGSLLLAEAGHIPHVVFISDACRTPASTTQLGRITGSLITPNRPNPDTQQYVDVFYATRLGAPAIEIAAEAASYVAVYTLALEMALGGGVPQLIEQGYVRPRPLGDWLKTNVPRLLARMKPRSLLSQGPEARICSPPEAWVAQFTGSAATGRKFEAAEYLAAISYELELAESSMAAVTPRRTPGKPASVAAFELMRSLTGLRAHELNAWDPKDSGVVVIGDLLHSVTCAARDVQLTMTQSDSVFAARGTRQGQLLVEFADGSGVLVPLINGYTGVVRIEGGCLREVHYEPASRSMVRASREELQLPRSILYRAVASGELNLDEEATLTVSRLLTSSTFFDPALSACAVYAYQGASKLTHIRKLQRHLLDRGAGIFDLAMMARDLLKADESPNMSLSLPMLSQGWAYLDALVPRFPGALRRLQEHTRDSLWCHYERQGVSAIRCWLDREGYHTHMPSEGA; translated from the coding sequence ATGGGTCGAGCCATTGTACTGATAGGAGTCAGCCGGACGGCCAATCCTGGTCAGTTCCCTGATCTTCCCGGTGTTCGAGACGCCATCAGGCGAATGCGGGAGTGGGCGCAAGGCCAGCAGTTCGAAGCGATCGAGGAAGTTACAGAGGAAACAGTGGGCCGCGTCACCGCCATCGCCATCAACGACACGATCGACGAAATTATTCGCAGCGACCAGAACCTCGAACAACTCGTCATCTACTTTTCAGGTCACGGAATCATCAACGCGACCAACGAGTACTGGCTTCTTTCACTGGCCCCAAGCAATAGCAACGAAGCCGTCAACGTCAGTGGCAGCCTGTTGCTCGCAGAAGCCGGGCACATACCGCACGTAGTCTTCATCTCCGACGCCTGCCGGACACCTGCAAGCACAACTCAGCTTGGCCGCATCACCGGTAGCCTGATCACGCCGAATCGACCGAACCCAGACACCCAGCAGTACGTCGACGTCTTCTATGCGACTCGGCTGGGAGCGCCAGCGATCGAAATCGCAGCCGAAGCGGCATCCTACGTGGCGGTCTATACGTTGGCTTTGGAGATGGCGCTCGGCGGGGGCGTCCCTCAGCTGATCGAGCAAGGGTACGTTCGCCCGCGGCCATTAGGCGACTGGCTCAAGACGAACGTGCCGAGACTTCTCGCCAGAATGAAGCCAAGAAGCCTCCTGTCCCAAGGCCCCGAGGCTCGGATCTGTTCGCCGCCAGAAGCGTGGGTGGCGCAATTCACCGGGTCAGCCGCGACAGGACGGAAGTTCGAAGCGGCGGAGTACTTGGCCGCCATCTCTTACGAGCTAGAACTCGCCGAATCCTCGATGGCAGCGGTAACGCCGCGGAGAACGCCAGGAAAGCCCGCATCCGTCGCCGCTTTCGAACTCATGCGATCGCTCACCGGCCTTCGTGCACACGAACTCAATGCATGGGACCCAAAAGATTCAGGCGTGGTGGTCATTGGCGATCTCCTGCACAGCGTGACCTGTGCCGCCAGGGACGTGCAACTCACGATGACGCAATCTGATTCGGTCTTTGCCGCACGTGGTACGAGGCAGGGCCAACTGCTGGTGGAGTTCGCGGACGGCAGCGGCGTGCTAGTCCCGTTGATCAACGGCTATACCGGTGTGGTCCGCATCGAAGGCGGGTGCCTGCGCGAAGTCCATTACGAGCCCGCAAGCAGGTCGATGGTGCGAGCCAGCCGAGAAGAACTACAGTTGCCGCGCTCGATCCTCTATCGGGCTGTCGCAAGTGGAGAGCTCAACCTGGACGAGGAAGCAACCCTCACCGTATCGCGCCTGCTGACTTCGTCGACTTTCTTTGATCCCGCATTATCGGCGTGTGCGGTGTATGCGTATCAAGGTGCCTCGAAACTGACGCATATCCGAAAGCTGCAACGTCACCTTCTGGATCGCGGGGCGGGTATATTCGATCTGGCCATGATGGCGAGGGACCTGCTGAAAGCAGACGAGTCCCCGAACATGAGCCTTAGCCTGCCCATGTTGTCGCAAGGGTGGGCTTACCTGGACGCATTGGTGCCGCGCTTCCCGGGGGCATTGCGGCGTCTCCAAGAACACACTAGGGATTCGCTGTGGTGCCACTACGAGCGACAGGGCGTGAGCGCGATCAGATGCTGGTTAGACCGCGAGGGATACCACACGCACATGCCTTCTGAAGGAGCATGA